The following proteins are encoded in a genomic region of Physeter macrocephalus isolate SW-GA unplaced genomic scaffold, ASM283717v5 random_33, whole genome shotgun sequence:
- the ZG16 gene encoding LOW QUALITY PROTEIN: zymogen granule membrane protein 16 (The sequence of the model RefSeq protein was modified relative to this genomic sequence to represent the inferred CDS: substituted 1 base at 1 genomic stop codon) produces the protein MISGGIRVNVHFLLSSHSSPRMLTVAFLALLCASASASEIQARSSSFSGEYGGRGGKRFSHSGNQLDGPITAIRVRVNRYYIVGLQVCYGKVWSDYVGGKLGDLKEIFLYPGESVVQVSGKYXNYLRKLVFVTDKSRFLTFGKDRGMSFKAVPLYPNTVLRFISGPSGRSIINATGFHWDVYPSEHENC, from the exons ATGATATCTGGAGGGATAAGGGTAAACGttcactttctcctttcttcccactCCAGCCCCAGGATGCTGACCGTTGCTTTTCTTGCCCTTCTTTGTGCATCAGCCTCTGCCAGTGAGA tTCAGGCCAGGTCCTCCTCTTTCAGTGGAGAGTATGGAGGCCGTGGAGGAAAGCGATTCTCCCATTCTGGAAACCAGCTGGATGGCCCCATCACTGCCATTCGTGTCCGAGTTAACAGATACTACATCGTAGG TCTCCAGGTGTGCTACGGCAAGGTGTGGAGCGATTATGTGGGTGGCAAGCTGGGAGACCTGAAGGAGATCTTTCTGTACCCTGGGGAATCAGTGGTCCAGGTGTCGGGAAAGTACTAGAACTACCTGAGAAAGCTGGTCTTTGTGACTGACAAGTCCCgcttcttgacttttgggaaagACAGAGGCATGAGTTTCAAAGCTGTCCCCTTGTACCCCAACACTGTGCTACGATTCATCAGTGGCCCATCTGGCCGATCCATTATCAATGCCACTGGCTTCCACTGGGATGTCTACCCCAGTGAACATGAGAACTGCTGA